One window of Caldilineales bacterium genomic DNA carries:
- the rpoD gene encoding RNA polymerase sigma factor RpoD, translated as MTSSRTSSNRTTEYNDDFDDLTFVFDEDAADEQPYTNDESEDEDEPDEDENELLDVPVLDIDAETEDDVDIFPFLDRDEDLEAEVEAEAVLPVERIIDDISIADPVRQYLREIGQHPLLTGDQEVAIAKRIRAGQRAEAELKELATAADVTPAVMLASLADDQRQQMRRTIDDGLRAQQELSRSNLRLVVSVAKRYIGRGMSFLDLIQEGNLGLLRAVEKFDYELGFKFSTYATWWIRQSISRAIADQARTIRIPVHMVENINRLLRVQRRLMQELGREPTAEEVAVEMDFIESEDEREAIRLAMKEGRPLDAVQKRTVKRAAAKVRKITRVSQEPMSLEMPVGNEDSSSLGDFIEDESLPAPADVASNQLLKEQMQEILEQLSDRERKVLELRFGLNDGMSHTLEEVGQEFGVTRERIRQIEAKALRKLRHPIRSRKLRDYLS; from the coding sequence ATGACCAGTTCCCGCACTTCGTCGAACCGTACAACCGAATACAACGACGACTTCGATGATCTGACCTTCGTTTTCGACGAGGATGCGGCCGACGAACAGCCCTACACCAACGACGAAAGCGAGGACGAGGACGAACCGGACGAAGACGAAAATGAATTGTTGGATGTGCCGGTGCTGGATATCGACGCCGAAACCGAAGACGATGTCGATATCTTCCCCTTCCTCGATCGCGACGAGGACCTCGAGGCCGAGGTCGAGGCCGAGGCCGTGCTGCCGGTCGAGCGCATCATCGACGACATCAGCATCGCCGACCCGGTGCGCCAGTATCTGCGCGAGATCGGCCAGCACCCCTTGTTGACCGGCGACCAGGAGGTGGCCATCGCCAAACGCATCCGCGCCGGCCAGCGCGCCGAGGCCGAACTGAAGGAGCTGGCGACGGCGGCAGACGTGACCCCGGCGGTGATGCTGGCTTCCCTCGCGGACGACCAGCGCCAGCAGATGCGCCGGACGATCGACGACGGCCTGCGGGCGCAGCAGGAACTGAGCCGCAGCAATCTGCGCCTGGTGGTGAGCGTGGCCAAGCGCTACATTGGCCGCGGGATGAGCTTTCTTGATCTGATCCAGGAGGGCAACCTGGGGCTGTTGCGGGCGGTCGAGAAATTCGACTACGAATTGGGCTTCAAATTCAGCACCTACGCCACCTGGTGGATCCGCCAATCGATCAGCCGGGCCATCGCCGACCAGGCCCGCACCATCCGCATCCCCGTGCATATGGTCGAAAACATCAACCGGCTGTTGCGCGTCCAGCGCCGGCTGATGCAGGAGCTGGGGCGAGAGCCAACCGCCGAGGAAGTGGCGGTGGAGATGGATTTCATCGAATCGGAGGACGAACGCGAGGCCATTCGCCTGGCGATGAAAGAAGGCCGGCCGCTGGATGCGGTGCAAAAGCGCACGGTCAAACGGGCGGCGGCCAAAGTCCGCAAGATCACCCGCGTCTCACAGGAGCCGATGTCGTTGGAGATGCCGGTGGGGAATGAGGACAGTAGCTCGCTCGGTGACTTCATCGAGGACGAGAGCCTGCCCGCCCCGGCCGATGTGGCCAGCAACCAGCTCCTGAAAGAGCAGATGCAGGAGATCCTGGAACAACTGAGCGACCGCGAGCGCAAGGTGTTGGAACTGCGCTTTGGCCTCAACGACGGCATGAGCCACACCCTGGAAGAAGTCGGCCAGGAATTTGGCGTCACCCGCGAGCGCATCCGCCAGATCGAGGCCAAAGCCCTGCGCAAACTCCGCCACCCCATCCGCAGCCGCAAGCTGCGCGATTATCTGAGCTGA
- the dnaG gene encoding DNA primase produces MSAIDEIKDRLDIVDVIGGYIPLQKAGRNYKALCPFHAEKTPSFYVFPDRGTWRCFGACSTGGDVIRFVEKKENVDFRTALELLAKRAHVDLDRDRDPEAASKLNRLREIHTLAAGFFQHQLLHTPGGEPAQAYLQRRGILAETVASFQLGYAPQGWDALLNYLAGRDFAAAELETAGLVVRRDGGGHYDRFRGRVMIPIRDAQGRVIGFGGRILDQGEPKYLNSPQTPLFDKGSVIFALDLARRALLAQDQAVIVEGYMDVISAHQAGFNNVVAAMGTAITPPHLQRLSRYTRTFVFALDADAAGASATLRSLQVAREALASAAPVPTARGLRYETRLGAVIKIAAMPPGQDPDDVIRHDPAAWQHLIAAATPLLDFLFEQSAAAADLKTAQGKVQLVRQLAPSISEIDDPVERRHYIGRLARLVGVNEREIDLELENYVRQQGRAKAGPRQQPPAPEPHPPASSGADEEPPLWPDDNLAPAPRPPAPVRPATAASSEPLNRLELHILAHLFAQPTLLAWADHELAQLRFDPINAEDFQETPNRAMFDAQQEFLYSDAAAGPTLPLVERLNHLAPGLQLASATLQQAIAGLETVRDEQRRKDLLDSILQLRRQRLRERCRDLEILLHASDGADLELHRQLTRQTRDLKHLEQALASRRHSSRWLMDQRR; encoded by the coding sequence ATGTCCGCCATCGACGAAATCAAAGACCGCCTCGACATCGTCGATGTCATCGGCGGCTACATCCCGCTGCAAAAAGCCGGCCGCAACTACAAGGCCCTTTGCCCATTTCATGCCGAAAAGACGCCCTCGTTCTACGTCTTCCCCGATAGAGGCACGTGGCGTTGTTTTGGCGCCTGCAGCACCGGCGGCGATGTCATCCGTTTCGTCGAGAAGAAAGAAAACGTTGACTTCCGCACCGCCCTGGAGCTGCTGGCCAAACGCGCCCACGTCGATCTCGACCGCGACCGCGACCCCGAAGCCGCCAGCAAACTCAACCGCCTGCGCGAGATCCACACCCTGGCCGCGGGCTTTTTCCAGCACCAGTTGCTGCACACCCCCGGCGGCGAACCGGCGCAGGCCTACCTCCAACGCCGGGGCATCCTGGCCGAGACGGTCGCCAGCTTCCAGCTTGGCTACGCCCCCCAGGGATGGGATGCGCTTCTGAACTACCTGGCCGGCCGCGACTTCGCCGCCGCCGAACTCGAAACCGCCGGCTTGGTGGTGCGCCGCGATGGTGGCGGCCACTACGACCGTTTCCGGGGCCGGGTGATGATCCCCATCCGCGATGCCCAGGGCCGCGTGATCGGCTTTGGCGGCCGCATCCTCGACCAGGGCGAGCCGAAATACCTCAATTCGCCGCAGACGCCGCTGTTCGACAAGGGCAGCGTCATCTTCGCCCTCGACCTGGCCCGCCGCGCCCTCCTCGCCCAGGATCAGGCCGTCATCGTCGAAGGCTACATGGACGTGATCAGCGCCCACCAGGCCGGCTTCAACAACGTCGTCGCCGCCATGGGCACCGCCATCACCCCGCCACACCTGCAGCGCCTGAGTCGCTACACGCGCACCTTCGTCTTTGCCCTCGACGCCGACGCCGCCGGGGCCAGCGCCACCCTGCGCAGCCTGCAAGTGGCGCGCGAGGCCCTGGCCAGCGCCGCCCCCGTCCCCACCGCCCGCGGCCTGCGCTACGAAACCCGCCTCGGCGCCGTGATCAAGATCGCCGCCATGCCGCCCGGCCAGGACCCCGACGACGTCATCCGCCACGACCCCGCCGCCTGGCAACACCTCATCGCCGCCGCCACCCCCTTGCTCGACTTCCTCTTCGAGCAGAGCGCCGCCGCCGCCGACCTGAAAACGGCGCAGGGCAAAGTCCAGCTCGTCCGCCAGCTGGCGCCCAGCATCAGCGAGATCGACGACCCGGTCGAGCGCCGCCACTATATCGGCCGGCTGGCGCGTCTGGTCGGCGTCAACGAACGCGAGATCGACCTCGAATTGGAGAACTACGTGCGCCAGCAAGGGCGGGCCAAAGCCGGCCCGCGCCAGCAGCCCCCTGCGCCCGAACCTCACCCGCCCGCCAGCAGCGGCGCCGATGAAGAACCGCCGCTGTGGCCGGACGACAACCTTGCCCCCGCCCCCAGGCCGCCCGCGCCCGTAAGACCTGCCACCGCCGCCTCCTCAGAGCCTCTGAACCGGCTGGAGCTGCACATCCTGGCCCATCTCTTCGCCCAGCCCACTCTGTTGGCCTGGGCCGACCACGAACTGGCCCAACTGCGTTTCGACCCTATCAACGCCGAGGACTTTCAGGAAACCCCCAACCGCGCCATGTTTGACGCTCAGCAGGAATTCCTGTACAGTGACGCCGCTGCCGGGCCAACCCTGCCCCTGGTCGAACGCCTGAACCATCTAGCCCCCGGCCTCCAGCTGGCGTCCGCCACCTTGCAGCAGGCCATTGCCGGTCTGGAGACGGTGCGCGACGAGCAGCGCCGCAAGGACTTGCTGGATAGCATCCTCCAACTACGAAGACAGCGACTCCGGGAACGGTGCCGCGACCTGGAGATCCTGCTCCATGCCAGCGACGGCGCCGACCTCGAACTTCATCGGCAATTGACCCGACAGACTCGCGACTTGAAACACCTCGAACAGGCCCTTGCCTCGCGCCGCCACTCCAGCCGTTGGCTGATGGACCAGCGCCGTTGA
- a CDS encoding type I restriction-modification system subunit M, translated as MNKAIKGITDILRRSNCAGALQYIPELTWILFLRILDEQETNEAERVEATGRVFDYSIESPYRWHDWAAPYEPSLFHDPDNHKPQGWKRRELETKGEGSLLAFVNDELFPYLRGLGQHPQATSRQKIVGEIAANIERTRIDTEYNLIEVLNRVQEIRADSIDPTHIFPLSQVYEGLLLKMGHKSNDGGQFFTPREVVRAMVRAIDPQPDESIYDPCCGTGGFLVQCYEHVRQKQADSVGELPPDSAIQPCHLYGREKENLIYPIALANLVLHGIDEPHIWHGNTLTGNEIYGGLFEHAPRRFDVIVTNPPFGGKESKVAQTQFAYKSSSTQLLFLQHVIDSLAPGGRCAIVVDEGILFRTNDTAFVQTKRKLLDTCNLWCVISLPSGTFVNAGASIKTDILFFIKGELTEKIWYYDLSDIKISKTEPLTAEHFAGFFNLMPGLADSDRSWSITRGQIEKNNYDLKAVNPHFKAQHDDRDADELLRLMQEQHRTIQGNLQALGLLMSWPTPQITVSS; from the coding sequence TTGAACAAAGCGATCAAAGGAATTACCGATATTTTGCGACGCTCGAACTGCGCCGGCGCCTTGCAGTACATACCTGAGCTTACCTGGATCCTGTTCTTGCGCATTCTTGACGAGCAGGAAACGAACGAGGCAGAAAGAGTCGAAGCAACAGGACGGGTCTTTGATTACTCCATCGAGTCGCCCTATCGCTGGCACGACTGGGCCGCGCCCTATGAACCATCACTGTTTCACGACCCAGACAACCATAAGCCGCAGGGATGGAAGCGCCGCGAGCTGGAAACGAAGGGTGAAGGTTCTCTGCTGGCGTTTGTCAATGATGAACTTTTTCCATACCTGAGGGGACTCGGCCAGCACCCCCAAGCGACATCACGCCAGAAGATCGTCGGCGAAATCGCTGCAAATATCGAACGGACGCGTATCGATACCGAATACAATCTGATCGAGGTTCTGAATCGCGTTCAGGAGATACGCGCTGACAGCATCGATCCAACGCATATCTTCCCACTCTCACAAGTCTACGAAGGCTTGTTATTAAAAATGGGGCACAAGTCCAACGACGGTGGGCAATTCTTCACCCCTCGCGAAGTTGTGCGGGCGATGGTCAGGGCCATCGATCCGCAACCGGACGAGTCTATTTATGATCCTTGCTGTGGCACCGGTGGTTTTCTGGTGCAATGCTATGAACATGTGAGGCAGAAACAAGCAGATTCCGTTGGCGAACTGCCCCCCGACTCAGCGATCCAACCGTGTCATCTCTACGGACGTGAGAAGGAAAACCTGATCTACCCCATCGCACTCGCTAACCTCGTCCTTCATGGCATCGATGAACCGCATATTTGGCATGGCAACACACTGACCGGGAACGAGATCTACGGCGGGCTGTTCGAACACGCACCGAGGCGCTTCGATGTGATCGTGACCAATCCCCCCTTTGGCGGCAAAGAAAGCAAGGTGGCGCAAACGCAATTCGCCTACAAGTCGAGTTCTACCCAGTTGCTTTTCCTTCAGCATGTCATCGATAGCCTTGCTCCGGGAGGACGCTGCGCAATCGTCGTCGATGAGGGCATTCTGTTTCGAACCAATGATACAGCTTTTGTACAAACAAAGCGAAAACTCCTGGATACGTGTAACCTGTGGTGTGTTATCAGTTTACCGTCAGGAACTTTTGTCAACGCGGGAGCATCGATCAAGACAGATATCCTGTTTTTCATCAAAGGAGAGCTGACAGAGAAAATTTGGTACTACGACCTATCCGATATAAAGATCAGTAAGACAGAACCTTTAACTGCTGAACATTTCGCTGGTTTTTTCAATTTGATGCCAGGTCTTGCAGATAGCGACAGAAGCTGGTCCATCACTCGCGGGCAAATCGAAAAAAACAACTACGATCTGAAGGCTGTCAACCCTCACTTCAAAGCCCAACACGATGACAGAGATGCAGATGAATTACTGAGACTGATGCAAGAACAGCATCGCACGATTCAAGGCAATTTGCAGGCATTAGGGTTGCTGATGTCATGGCCTACCCCGCAGATCACGGTTTCTTCGTGA
- a CDS encoding DUF11 domain-containing protein: MRPRFALSALILAVFLLAPEPDRPPVAALSPAITLAKTVDPPAVLPGQTVTYTITLTNQGDAEARAIAVTDTLPAGFSYVAGSSRVEANGLLMSAANPTISGRNLTWAGLAAPPRRDDNFFGVNTFFQEACNRDEVIEFQVERAAALTGGGGWVKQLLFGITSDWQSAPDCYKHFVNLAYDRHLKPVIRLAGEHPGGYWLKPPADSPLNYQSYTRALARVVDSLPKRDGHKLYVQIWNEPNLDVEWGMQPNAREYASFLVQAYDAIAAANDPRVVILNAPLSPGATILPDAFLTQMFTQVPASLHKWDVWASHAYPGNHPPTYNNHQRTAVYGWATIDSYQKELAIINQFGRRDVRVLLSETGHNLGNNAFAFEGYAAIDENNRADYMQRSFRDYWSGWTEVLGVAVFELNDPNQRPDWLPWDWMNVNGVTRPQFDAVAALPKGNFQRPSTLVITFQARAAQQVGLYTNSVSAVAANAAIAPLLDAAPVRVETPTPTPTITPTPSETPTPTLTPTPTTTPTATETPTPSPTPTVTPTHTPSPTATLTPTATPTCVPYPDAFEPDDAANQSRPLELGLFQQHNFHRPQDEDWSHFDAEAGLIYEIRTALADNLEADTLLELYDGDGLLLAANDDLAPGNPASRLRFYPGLDGRYFVRTGNKAAVGSCFAIYRLHLDLVAPTFTPSPTPTQTPSSTPSPTATLTPTPTITPTHTETPTPSPTPTFTPTPTPHRLGLPRLLNQTAPAAARTAGWRPAILAVDHSGHRFAIAEPGRLRLLAADGRPISTAPIGPAPGGLAFGPDGALFGSDASLGQVWRLGPGQSAPAWAALPPERSRLAGLAVTGQAVYVADAANDRLLVLDPASLARIGQIAVGPAPFALARAGDFLAVGLAGGDVVRLIPISDLGHFSAVAVVDVHLGGMGHPQALAFDAAGRRLYALFLYTPRYHRLAEIDVQSGRVLRLLGGDLDHPLTGVFSLALIAGRLLLPEPGGLHRYDLAAERWLPALADGRMTTWLAEDVAGR, encoded by the coding sequence ATGAGGCCGCGATTCGCTCTCTCCGCTTTGATCCTGGCTGTCTTCCTGCTGGCGCCCGAACCCGACCGGCCGCCGGTCGCGGCCCTGTCGCCGGCCATCACCCTGGCCAAGACCGTCGATCCGCCCGCCGTCCTCCCCGGTCAGACCGTGACCTACACCATCACCCTCACGAACCAGGGCGACGCCGAAGCCAGGGCGATTGCCGTCACCGACACACTGCCGGCCGGGTTCAGCTACGTGGCGGGCAGCAGCCGGGTGGAGGCCAACGGCCTGCTCATGTCGGCGGCCAATCCCACCATCAGCGGCCGCAACCTCACCTGGGCCGGCCTGGCCGCGCCCCCACGCCGCGACGACAACTTCTTTGGCGTCAACACCTTCTTCCAGGAAGCGTGCAACCGCGACGAGGTGATCGAATTCCAGGTAGAGCGGGCGGCGGCGTTGACGGGGGGAGGCGGTTGGGTCAAGCAACTGCTGTTCGGGATCACCAGCGACTGGCAATCGGCGCCCGATTGCTACAAACACTTCGTCAACCTGGCCTACGACCGCCACCTCAAGCCCGTCATCCGGCTGGCCGGCGAGCACCCCGGCGGCTACTGGCTCAAGCCGCCTGCCGACAGCCCCCTGAACTATCAGAGCTACACCCGCGCCCTGGCCAGGGTGGTGGACAGCCTGCCCAAGCGCGATGGACACAAGCTGTATGTGCAGATCTGGAACGAGCCGAACCTGGATGTGGAGTGGGGGATGCAGCCCAATGCCCGCGAATATGCCAGCTTCCTCGTGCAAGCTTATGACGCCATCGCAGCCGCCAACGACCCCCGCGTCGTCATCCTCAATGCCCCGCTCTCGCCCGGCGCCACCATCCTCCCCGACGCCTTTCTGACCCAGATGTTCACCCAGGTCCCGGCTTCGCTACACAAATGGGATGTCTGGGCCAGCCATGCCTATCCGGGCAACCATCCGCCCACCTACAACAACCACCAGCGCACGGCCGTCTATGGCTGGGCGACCATCGACTCCTACCAAAAAGAACTCGCCATCATCAACCAATTCGGGCGCCGGGATGTGCGCGTGCTCCTCTCCGAAACCGGCCACAACCTGGGCAACAACGCCTTCGCCTTCGAGGGCTACGCCGCCATCGACGAGAACAACCGCGCCGACTACATGCAGCGCAGCTTCCGCGACTACTGGTCGGGTTGGACTGAAGTCCTCGGCGTCGCCGTCTTCGAACTCAACGACCCCAACCAGCGGCCCGACTGGCTGCCCTGGGACTGGATGAACGTGAACGGCGTCACCCGGCCACAATTCGACGCCGTCGCCGCCCTCCCCAAGGGCAATTTCCAGCGCCCATCGACCCTTGTCATCACCTTTCAGGCTCGCGCCGCACAGCAAGTGGGCCTCTACACCAACAGCGTCAGCGCCGTCGCCGCCAACGCCGCCATCGCCCCGTTGCTCGATGCCGCCCCGGTGCGCGTCGAGACCCCCACCCCCACCCCCACCATCACCCCCACCCCCTCCGAAACGCCCACCCCCACCCTCACGCCCACGCCGACGACCACCCCCACCGCCACCGAGACGCCCACCCCCAGCCCCACCCCAACGGTCACCCCGACCCACACGCCCTCGCCCACCGCCACCCTCACCCCCACCGCCACCCCTACCTGCGTCCCCTACCCCGACGCCTTCGAGCCGGACGACGCCGCCAACCAGAGCCGGCCGCTGGAGCTGGGCCTCTTCCAGCAACACAACTTCCACCGCCCGCAAGACGAGGACTGGAGCCATTTCGACGCCGAAGCCGGTCTGATCTACGAGATCAGAACGGCGCTCGCCGATAACCTGGAGGCCGACACCCTGCTCGAACTCTACGATGGCGACGGCCTGTTGTTGGCGGCCAACGACGACCTTGCGCCCGGCAACCCTGCCAGCCGGCTTCGTTTCTACCCCGGCCTGGATGGGCGCTACTTCGTGCGGACGGGCAACAAAGCGGCGGTTGGCTCCTGTTTCGCCATCTACCGTCTTCATCTCGATCTCGTCGCCCCTACCTTCACCCCTTCCCCCACCCCCACCCAAACCCCGTCGTCCACACCCTCGCCCACCGCCACCCTCACCCCCACGCCCACCATTACCCCCACCCACACCGAAACCCCCACCCCCTCGCCCACGCCCACCTTCACACCTACCCCCACCCCCCATCGCCTCGGCCTGCCCCGGCTCCTGAACCAGACAGCCCCGGCTGCGGCCCGAACTGCCGGTTGGCGGCCCGCCATCCTGGCCGTCGACCACAGTGGCCACCGCTTTGCCATTGCCGAGCCTGGTCGTCTCCGGCTGTTGGCCGCCGACGGCCGGCCCATCAGCACAGCGCCTATCGGCCCGGCGCCGGGCGGCCTGGCCTTTGGCCCGGATGGCGCCCTCTTTGGCAGCGATGCCAGCCTGGGCCAGGTGTGGCGGCTCGGCCCAGGGCAGTCGGCGCCGGCCTGGGCCGCCCTGCCCCCCGAAAGAAGCCGGCTGGCCGGGCTGGCGGTCACGGGCCAGGCCGTCTACGTGGCCGATGCCGCCAACGACCGCCTTCTCGTCCTCGACCCGGCCAGCCTCGCTCGCATCGGCCAGATAGCAGTCGGCCCGGCCCCCTTCGCCCTCGCCCGCGCTGGCGATTTCCTGGCCGTCGGCCTGGCCGGGGGCGACGTGGTGCGCCTCATCCCGATTTCTGACCTGGGTCATTTTTCTGCGGTCGCCGTTGTCGATGTCCACCTGGGCGGGATGGGCCATCCCCAAGCCCTGGCTTTCGACGCCGCCGGCCGCCGTTTGTACGCCCTTTTCCTCTACACGCCCAGGTATCATCGCCTCGCCGAAATCGATGTTCAATCAGGCCGGGTGCTGCGGCTGTTGGGCGGCGACCTCGATCATCCATTGACCGGCGTCTTCAGCCTGGCCCTGATCGCTGGCCGCCTGCTGCTGCCCGAACCGGGCGGCCTCCACCGCTACGACCTGGCCGCCGAGCGGTGGCTGCCGGCCCTGGCCGATGGCCGCATGACTACCTGGCTGGCCGAGGATGTCGCCGGCCGCTGA